In a single window of the Pontibacter russatus genome:
- the zwf gene encoding glucose-6-phosphate dehydrogenase produces MHTTISARQTQPAIFVIFGGTGDLNKRKLAPAIYNLFLENSLPADFALIGTGRTRLTDGEFSKSLLEGVNTFSRRGKVEKKQWDQFCGHIHYQVADLLQESTYVELGQRIGQLQAEWEQEALVIFYLAVAPNFFPVIAKNIAQHQLAENADNARIVVEKPFGRDLESARDLNVLLGELFEEKQIYRIDHYLGKETVQNIMAFRFANLLFEPLWNRNFIDHVQISVTEQLGVGDRGGYYEEAGALRDMVQNHLLQLLCLIAMEAPTSFAADEVRNRKVDVLHAMRRFSAEDVRMNAVRGQYGPGWMEGKEVPGYREEDGVDPESNTETFVAINFFIDNWRWQGVPFYVRTGKRLHQKASTIAIQFKDVPHSIFPPEATETWQQNRLIISIQPEMSIRLQLQAKRPGLEMTLNTVDMVFDYKGTYSDEAPEAYETLLLDTLVGDQTLFMRADQVEAAWELVMPILHAWQAKKSLNFPNYSSDSWGPEVAEGLIARDGFHWFTLPVNRKG; encoded by the coding sequence ATGCATACCACCATATCCGCAAGACAGACGCAGCCAGCCATTTTTGTCATCTTTGGCGGCACCGGCGACCTGAACAAGCGCAAACTTGCCCCGGCCATATATAACCTGTTTCTGGAGAACTCGCTTCCCGCTGATTTTGCTTTAATCGGTACCGGCCGCACCAGACTCACCGACGGGGAGTTCAGTAAAAGCCTGCTGGAGGGAGTGAACACCTTTTCGCGCAGAGGGAAAGTTGAGAAGAAGCAGTGGGACCAGTTCTGTGGGCATATCCATTACCAGGTTGCGGACCTGTTGCAGGAAAGCACCTATGTGGAGTTGGGCCAGCGCATCGGGCAACTGCAGGCAGAATGGGAGCAGGAGGCGCTGGTGATTTTCTACCTGGCCGTGGCGCCCAATTTCTTCCCGGTCATTGCCAAGAACATCGCGCAGCACCAATTGGCCGAAAACGCGGACAACGCCCGCATCGTGGTGGAAAAGCCTTTCGGCCGCGACCTGGAATCCGCCAGGGATCTGAATGTGTTGCTGGGAGAGCTGTTTGAGGAAAAACAGATATACCGCATCGACCACTACCTCGGAAAGGAAACCGTGCAGAACATCATGGCCTTCCGGTTTGCCAACCTGCTGTTCGAGCCGCTCTGGAACCGCAACTTCATCGATCATGTGCAGATTTCGGTGACGGAACAACTGGGGGTAGGTGACCGGGGCGGCTACTACGAGGAGGCTGGGGCGCTCCGCGACATGGTGCAAAACCACCTGCTGCAACTGCTTTGCCTGATTGCCATGGAGGCGCCGACAAGTTTCGCGGCCGACGAGGTCCGCAACCGGAAGGTGGACGTGCTCCATGCCATGCGGCGCTTTTCGGCCGAGGATGTGCGCATGAATGCCGTGCGGGGCCAATACGGGCCGGGGTGGATGGAGGGAAAGGAGGTGCCCGGCTACCGCGAGGAAGACGGCGTGGACCCCGAGTCCAACACAGAGACCTTCGTGGCCATCAACTTCTTTATTGACAACTGGCGCTGGCAGGGCGTCCCGTTCTATGTCCGGACCGGCAAACGTTTGCACCAGAAGGCCTCCACCATTGCCATTCAGTTCAAGGACGTGCCCCATTCTATTTTTCCGCCGGAGGCAACAGAAACCTGGCAGCAGAATCGGCTCATCATCAGCATACAGCCGGAGATGAGCATCCGGCTGCAGCTACAGGCCAAGCGCCCGGGGCTGGAGATGACCCTGAACACCGTGGACATGGTGTTCGACTACAAGGGAACCTACTCCGACGAGGCGCCCGAAGCCTACGAAACCCTGCTGCTGGATACGTTGGTCGGAGACCAAACCCTGTTTATGCGTGCCGACCAGGTAGAAGCAGCCTGGGAACTGGTGATGCCGATCCTGCACGCCTGGCAAGCCAAAAAGAGCCTGAACTTCCCGAACTACTCGTCTGATTCGTGGGGGCCGGAGGTAGCCGAAGGCCTGATTGCGCGGGATGGCTTCCACTGGTTCACGCTCCCGGTAAACAGAAAAGGATAA